A region from the Bactrocera dorsalis isolate Fly_Bdor chromosome 1, ASM2337382v1, whole genome shotgun sequence genome encodes:
- the LOC125775817 gene encoding uncharacterized protein LOC125775817: protein MEPAQQILSASSEWATPVHKNALMQTKLKLPVEDAEQDWVMQVVRNREGEGVPLKMGMELYAANKVGRLPFLNSSHMMRDIILARDEMIDFSDILGHPDHFEFQNQPHATVEKMMDRNPSYL, encoded by the exons ATG GAACCAGCACAACAAATTTTGAGCGCATCTTCAGAATGGGCAACACCGGTTCACAAAAATGCCTTAATGCAAACGAAATTGAAGTTGCCCGTGGAAGATGCTGAACAAGACTGGGTAATGCAAGTTGTCCGCAATAGGGAAGGAGAAGGAGTGCCACTCAAAATGGGTATGGAATTATATGCTGCTAATAAAGTTGGACGCCTACCATTTCTAAATTCGAG CCACATGATGCGTGATATCATATTAGCTAGAGATGAAATGATTGACTTCTCCGACATACTAGGTCATCCCGATCACTTTGAGTTCCAAAACCAACCACATGCCACCGTCGAAAAAATGATGGATCGCAATCCCAGCTATTTGTAA